In the Brockia lithotrophica genome, GGGATGTCCACACCCGTCTCGATGATCGTCGTCGTCACGAGTACGTCGATCTCGCGTTCGAGAAAGGCGAGCATCACCCGTTCGAGCTCTTCTTCGTCCATCTGGCCGTGGGCTACGGCGACGCGGGCCTCGGGAACGAGGGCCTGAACTTCGGCGGCGACGCGGTGAATGCCCTGGACGCGGTTGTAGACGACGAAGACCTGCCCCCCACGACCGAGCTCGCGTTCGATCGCCTCCCGTACGACGACGGGAGAGTACTCGAGAACGTACGTCTGCACGGGAAAACGGTCTTTCGGAGGAGTTTCGATGACGCTCATATCCCGGATTCCCGCGAGGGCCATGTGCAGCGTGCGCGGGATGGGCGTCGCCGTGAGGGTGAGGACGTCGATCTGCGTGGCCATCTTCTTGATCTTCTCTTTGTGCCCCACGCCGAAGCGTTGCTCCTCATCGACGATGAGGAGGCCGAGGTCGCGAAAGACCACGTCATCCGAGAGAAGGCGGTGCGTGCCGATCAAGATGTCGATCTCGCCCTGGGCGAGGCGGCGGAGGATTTCCTTCTGTTCGCGGCGGCTGCGAAAGCGGCTGAGCATCTCCACGCGCACGGGGAACCCCTCAAGCCGTTCGCGAAACGTCTGAAGGTGCTGCTGGGCGAGAATCGTCGTCGGAACGAGGACGGCCACCTGTTTGCCGCTCATCACCGCCTTGAAGGCCGCGCGGAGGGCGACTTCGGTCTTCCCGTATCCTACGTCCCCCACGAGGAGGCGATCCATCGGACGCGGCGACTCCATGTCGCGCTTGACCTCTGCAATGGCGCGCAGCTGATCGGGCGTCTCCTCGTAAGGAAAAGTCGCCTCGAAGGCGCGCACGAGTTCGTTGTCGAGATCGAAGGCAAAACCGGGAAGGCGCATGCGCGCCGCGTAGATCTTGAGGAGTTCCTCGGCCATCTCCTGCGCCGAACGACGGGCTCTCGCCTTTGCGCGCTTCCACTCCCCGCCTCCCAAACGGTGAAGTTTGGGCTCATGACCTTCGGCGGAAAGGTACTTTTGAAGGAGGTTGAGCTGTTCCACGGGGACGTAGAGGAGGTCGCCTCCGGCATAGCGGACGAGGAGGTAGTCCTTACTCACCCCCCCTACGGTGAGCGTCTCTAACCCTTGAAACCGCCCGATCCCGTGGTGGACGTGGACGACGTAATCTCCTGGTCGTAGGTCGAAGAGGTCGTGGATCTTCTCGGCGTTGGCCACGCGAGGTGTCCGAGGTTTGCTCACTTTCGTTCGCCGTACGAACAGATCGCCTTCGGCAAAGACCGCGAGCTTCACGCTTCGGATTTCGAAGCCGCGCTCCAGCGCACCGCGGACGATCACGGGCCTGGGGGGAAGGGGAACGGGGAGGGTTACGAGGGGTTCTGCGGCGATTCCGTAATCTTCGAACGCGCGGGCCATGCGCTGGACGCCCTCTTCCGAAGGAGCAAGGAAGAGCACGAAAAACCCCGCACGCGTGAGTCGCTCCACTTCCCCCTTGAGCAGGGGGAGCTGTCCGTGAAATTCCTGTGCCGTCCTGCTCACGTAGGAGACGGAAAGACCACCGCTGCGCCCACCCTTGGGAAACAGAGAGAGCTCGAGGCGCGGATGGGCACGGGCGGAAAGCTCGGCAAAGGAAAACGAGAGGGTGACCCCGGGCAAGAGGCGCCCGGCCTCCAATTCTCCTACCTGCCATTCCCCCTCCTCGCGCTCCCGTTGTTCCGCTGCTTCGGCAAGGCGCGTAGGTTCGTCGAACACGTACACCACGCCGCTTCCGAGAAAGTCCGAAATGTGCGCGGGAGGTTCGTAAGCCAGGCGCACGTAACGCGTCGCCCGAGGGTGGAGGATCCCTTGCAGGAGGTCCGTCTTTTCTTCTCCCCACGCCTGCGCGAGGCGTTCCCGCCAGGCCGCATCGCCCCGGCGAACGGAGGCCGCCTCCCAAAGCGCGTCTAGCCGCTCCACGAGCCGCCCGAGAAGTTCGCGCGGGTAGCATCCTTCGTACACGGGGAAGAGCACGAATTCCTCCGCCTGCTTTCGGCTGCGGCCCGACGCGAGGTCGTACACCCGGACGGTGTCCACCTCATCGCCAAACCACTCGATGCGGTACGGGTCGTCTTCCAGGGGAGAGTACACGTCGAGAATGCCGCCGCGGACGGAAAACTCCCCCGGAACCGCGACTTCTTCCGCGCGCCGGTAGCCGAGAAGGAGGAGCCGGCGCACGACTGCTTCTAAGGGAATTTCCACCCGGGGGGCGAGGCGGAGTTCGAGCCGGCGAAAGACTTCGGGGGGAGGGAGGGGCGTCGTCCAGCCTGCCAGCGAGGTGACGAGGACCCGGGGGCGACGAGCGGTGAGAAGTTCGCGTATAACGCGCAGGCGCATGCGGCGCTCCTCGTGGCCCCCGTCCCGGGGATCGCGCAAGAAGATCTCCTCTCCGGGGTAGTACCAAACCCCCTCCTCGCCGAGGAAGACCCGGATCTCCTCGGCAAGGCGCTGCGCGTGAAAGTTACTCGCGACGACGACCGCGAGCGGGCGCCCGAGGCGCTCCTGCAGAGCGGCGAGGTACAGAGCGCGCGCCGCCCCGGCAAGCCCGATGACCTGCGCATCCCCCGCAGACCGCCCAATCCGG is a window encoding:
- a CDS encoding Transcription-repair coupling factor; translation: MLGALFSVFSDDKGFQDLADRIGRSAGDAQVIGLAGAARALYLAALQERLGRPLAVVVASNFHAQRLAEEIRVFLGEEGVWYYPGEEIFLRDPRDGGHEERRMRLRVIRELLTARRPRVLVTSLAGWTTPLPPPEVFRRLELRLAPRVEIPLEAVVRRLLLLGYRRAEEVAVPGEFSVRGGILDVYSPLEDDPYRIEWFGDEVDTVRVYDLASGRSRKQAEEFVLFPVYEGCYPRELLGRLVERLDALWEAASVRRGDAAWRERLAQAWGEEKTDLLQGILHPRATRYVRLAYEPPAHISDFLGSGVVYVFDEPTRLAEAAEQREREEGEWQVGELEAGRLLPGVTLSFSFAELSARAHPRLELSLFPKGGRSGGLSVSYVSRTAQEFHGQLPLLKGEVERLTRAGFFVLFLAPSEEGVQRMARAFEDYGIAAEPLVTLPVPLPPRPVIVRGALERGFEIRSVKLAVFAEGDLFVRRTKVSKPRTPRVANAEKIHDLFDLRPGDYVVHVHHGIGRFQGLETLTVGGVSKDYLLVRYAGGDLLYVPVEQLNLLQKYLSAEGHEPKLHRLGGGEWKRAKARARRSAQEMAEELLKIYAARMRLPGFAFDLDNELVRAFEATFPYEETPDQLRAIAEVKRDMESPRPMDRLLVGDVGYGKTEVALRAAFKAVMSGKQVAVLVPTTILAQQHLQTFRERLEGFPVRVEMLSRFRSRREQKEILRRLAQGEIDILIGTHRLLSDDVVFRDLGLLIVDEEQRFGVGHKEKIKKMATQIDVLTLTATPIPRTLHMALAGIRDMSVIETPPKDRFPVQTYVLEYSPVVVREAIERELGRGGQVFVVYNRVQGIHRVAAEVQALVPEARVAVAHGQMDEEELERVMLAFLEREIDVLVTTTIIETGVDIPNVNTLIVLDADTLGLAQLYQLRGRVGRSNRIAYAYFTYRPGKNLTPEAEKRLEAIREFTELGAGFKIAMRDLAIRGAGNLLGPEQHGHIAAVGLELFTGMLREAVSELKGEEVPAQSQRRLEINVNVDAYFPNTYVPSPTQKISLYRRLAELTRLEDWQELVDEVVDRFGTPPPPAERLLLVAKVRALACELGIELVTYEAGALRARFAPERAKALPREELFALLERFSPRVSLFSGEGYGVMVRGKESELPVLLERLATFLLALRETLLRASGGADVPPDGRVPVAE